The following are encoded together in the Limibacillus sp. genome:
- a CDS encoding DUF2160 family membrane protein, producing LGLDTTRGDRLFVSLLGSAYIFLAWLGLMGPPLWVPLIIAVIYAFCVFRWV from the coding sequence CTGGGACTGGACACCACGCGCGGGGACCGGCTCTTCGTGTCGCTGTTGGGCAGCGCTTACATCTTCCTGGCGTGGCTGGGCCTGATGGGCCCGCCGCTCTGGGTGCCCCTGATCATCGCCGTGATCTACGCCTTCTGCGTCTTCCGCTGGGTCTGA